One genomic segment of Clostridium estertheticum subsp. estertheticum includes these proteins:
- a CDS encoding methyl-accepting chemotaxis protein has product MRFIKNLKIIQKLLSAFIIVLLFMFIIGFIGMNNSKKMNKDITNMYNSDLIGVKDTTIIKSNLLEIKADLLLIANPKNKSDLQKNKDDIEGLQTKDDALIEEYKKSITTELDKEQLTKLQKSLLDYRMAREGVVKQVDQGNYDKVNELLPDVTKSRIELCTVLEKILKSNMDDAKVDYESSQVSFSKTSTQTMAISGIGLFVAIALGLIISITISRSLKKVLIVAQALGENDLSKTVDLTTNDEVGILAKSLNKAITNLRMLIGEISGSAAGINATSEELSATTQEISAKMEIVNESVRQVTLGAEQLSSTTEEVNATTESIAENVADVTKRTQNGNKIASDIEVKAKQVEENAEDNFKAANKLYLEKQASILKAIEEGEVVSEVKIMADEIGNIASQTNLLALNAAIEAARAGEEGKGFTVVADEVKKLAEASSIIVQRIQAVTLKVEQAFQNISNNAQDVLSFIDNKVTPDYQLSVDTGKQYGDDAIVFNELSTSIGDSMNVVNETVLGIKKAIETVSATAEESVASSEEILASVDESVMAIAEITKASQDQAILAEKLNNMVQKFKL; this is encoded by the coding sequence ATGAGATTTATTAAAAATTTAAAAATTATTCAAAAACTATTGTCAGCCTTTATTATAGTATTATTGTTTATGTTTATTATTGGGTTTATTGGAATGAATAATTCGAAAAAAATGAATAAAGATATTACTAATATGTATAATTCGGACTTGATAGGTGTTAAGGATACTACTATTATTAAATCAAATTTATTAGAAATTAAAGCCGATCTATTGTTAATTGCTAATCCTAAAAACAAAAGTGATTTACAGAAAAACAAAGATGATATTGAAGGGTTACAAACTAAAGATGATGCACTTATTGAAGAATACAAGAAAAGTATAACTACTGAGTTAGATAAAGAACAATTAACAAAACTTCAAAAATCACTCCTAGATTATCGCATGGCAAGAGAGGGTGTAGTTAAACAAGTTGATCAAGGTAATTATGATAAAGTAAATGAACTTTTACCAGACGTTACAAAGAGCAGAATTGAATTGTGTACAGTTCTAGAAAAAATACTAAAATCAAATATGGATGATGCGAAAGTTGATTATGAATCCAGTCAAGTATCGTTTAGTAAAACTTCAACTCAAACTATGGCAATAAGTGGTATAGGATTATTTGTTGCTATCGCACTGGGTTTAATTATTTCTATTACAATTTCAAGGAGTCTAAAGAAGGTTTTAATAGTTGCGCAGGCTCTCGGCGAAAATGATTTATCAAAAACTGTTGATCTAACTACTAATGATGAGGTTGGTATTTTAGCAAAATCTCTAAATAAAGCTATAACAAACTTAAGAATGTTAATCGGAGAAATATCAGGAAGTGCCGCGGGTATTAATGCTACCAGTGAAGAATTATCGGCTACAACACAGGAAATATCAGCAAAAATGGAGATTGTTAATGAATCCGTAAGACAAGTAACATTAGGAGCAGAACAGTTAAGTTCCACAACAGAGGAAGTAAATGCAACTACAGAAAGTATCGCAGAAAATGTGGCTGATGTCACTAAAAGAACCCAGAATGGAAATAAGATTGCAAGCGATATAGAGGTAAAGGCAAAACAAGTTGAAGAAAATGCTGAAGATAATTTCAAGGCAGCAAATAAATTATATTTGGAAAAACAAGCAAGTATACTAAAAGCAATCGAAGAAGGCGAGGTTGTTAGTGAAGTTAAGATAATGGCGGATGAAATAGGAAATATAGCAAGCCAGACAAATCTTCTTGCACTTAATGCAGCTATTGAAGCAGCAAGAGCAGGAGAAGAAGGGAAGGGCTTTACAGTAGTTGCAGATGAGGTTAAAAAATTAGCTGAAGCGTCATCAATTATAGTTCAAAGGATTCAAGCGGTAACTTTAAAAGTGGAGCAAGCATTCCAGAATATTTCTAACAATGCTCAGGATGTGTTGAGCTTTATTGATAATAAAGTTACACCTGATTACCAATTGTCCGTAGATACAGGTAAGCAATACGGTGATGATGCCATAGTATTTAATGAACTATCGACGAGTATTGGAGATTCAATGAATGTAGTAAATGAAACTGTATTAGGAATTAAAAAGGCGATTGAAACTGTATCAGCTACAGCTGAGGAATCAGTTGCAAGTTCTGAGGAAATACTCGCAAGTGTTGATGAGTCTGTTATGGCAATTGCGGAAATAACAAAGGCTTCTCAAGATCAAGCGATACTCGCAGAGAAATTAAACAACATGGTTCAAAAGTTTAAATTGTAG